The proteins below come from a single Nostoc sp. KVJ3 genomic window:
- a CDS encoding choice-of-anchor Q domain-containing protein, protein MAGTTYYISGTGNDNHNGLTPATAFRTIAKAVYLPQFKAGDTILIMNGTYDKVGMIFNKNGSPNNWTTIKAYPGSTPKIITPGGGINIFSSSYVRIEGLDIEGGRENITLDYALQQKDNLNNPLTNASGISIKPWKDATGVGGTNPHHIVITGNTIKNFPGGGLGASDSDYITFEKNIVSGNAWYSPYGTQGMGFLRSFNFDNNTTNYRLIIRDNVVYDNQSLVPWYVVGKITEGNGIMLDTVQQAQGGVPYTGKILIANNISYNNGAAGIEVFKALNVDVVNNTLYKNTRVLKDSGEISVGYSTNTHVLNNILYASDNQNANVIKYSTNVTFDRNLVYNYSQFQASDILKTTGLQNILGKDPQFVNAANNNFALKPGSPAINVGSNAFNSITGDGTGIAAVDLGAYLHVGAYQVPTPQIQALNGTVEIADVSTTGINFGDTIVGNTLISKAFTIDNTSTPALNLSNVQHLNEFSLVSTLPTSPILLTSSAVVLLIILTQNIFRAFLKVSFSMQGEKPESRFQKALRILLKNQKKAR, encoded by the coding sequence ATGGCTGGCACAACATATTACATTTCTGGAACAGGCAATGATAATCATAATGGTTTGACTCCAGCAACTGCCTTCCGCACAATAGCTAAAGCCGTTTATCTTCCCCAATTCAAAGCAGGTGACACAATCCTTATTATGAATGGGACTTACGATAAAGTCGGCATGATATTTAATAAAAATGGCTCACCAAACAACTGGACAACAATAAAAGCTTATCCAGGATCTACGCCTAAGATAATAACACCTGGAGGTGGCATCAATATATTTAGTTCATCCTACGTAAGGATTGAAGGACTTGATATAGAAGGAGGTCGGGAAAATATAACTTTAGACTATGCCTTACAACAGAAGGATAATCTTAACAATCCCTTGACCAATGCCAGTGGAATTAGTATAAAACCTTGGAAAGATGCTACCGGTGTTGGTGGTACTAACCCTCATCACATTGTTATCACTGGTAACACAATCAAAAACTTCCCCGGTGGAGGCTTGGGAGCTAGTGATTCAGACTACATCACATTTGAAAAAAATATTGTGTCTGGAAACGCTTGGTATTCTCCTTACGGAACTCAAGGAATGGGCTTTCTCCGCAGTTTTAATTTTGATAACAACACTACTAACTACAGGCTGATTATTCGAGATAATGTTGTCTACGATAATCAAAGTCTGGTTCCTTGGTACGTAGTAGGCAAAATCACTGAAGGTAACGGGATTATGCTTGATACTGTACAACAGGCTCAAGGTGGTGTGCCCTATACTGGTAAGATTTTAATTGCCAATAACATATCTTACAATAATGGTGCCGCTGGCATTGAAGTTTTCAAAGCTTTAAATGTAGATGTTGTCAACAACACGCTTTATAAAAACACTCGTGTTCTCAAAGATTCTGGAGAGATTAGTGTTGGTTACTCAACAAATACACATGTCTTAAATAATATCTTGTATGCTAGTGACAATCAAAATGCCAATGTCATCAAATACTCTACAAATGTAACTTTTGATCGCAACCTTGTTTATAACTATTCTCAATTTCAGGCTTCAGATATTTTAAAGACGACAGGGTTGCAGAATATTTTGGGTAAAGATCCGCAATTTGTGAATGCAGCCAATAATAATTTTGCGCTCAAACCTGGAAGTCCTGCCATCAATGTTGGTTCCAATGCCTTCAATAGCATAACTGGTGATGGTACTGGCATCGCAGCGGTTGATCTTGGTGCATATCTTCATGTTGGTGCATACCAAGTTCCTACCCCACAAATTCAAGCCCTCAATGGCACAGTTGAGATTGCAGATGTCAGTACTACTGGGATTAACTTTGGTGACACCATTGTTGGGAACACCCTAATAAGCAAAGCCTTTACCATCGACAACACCAGTACACCTGCACTCAACCTGAGTAATGTTCAACATCTCAACGAATTTAGTTTGGTCAGTACTCTTCCGACGAGTCCCATATTGCTCACAAGTTCCGCGGTTGTACTCCTCATCATCCTTACCCAGAATATATTTCGGGCATTTTTGAAAGTTTCTTTTTCGATGCAGGGTGAAAAACCGGAATCTAGATTTCAGAAGGCTTTGAGAATTTTGCTGAAAAATCAGAAGAAAGCACGTTGA
- a CDS encoding orange carotenoid protein N-terminal domain-containing protein → MTASYDKTISQAQSNETQKLVDAFNALDTDAKLAWFYLVYKKMGDSITPAAPAAAEPELAPLLLGEYFELSDEQQLDIMRDIVNRKDTEYSRAYGAIKENNQLLVWYAWAVAMGNQVVGLPASYQPSKAINDLVSQIEGLAFEEQISVFRTIAGEMGYTDVKAIATQAETGKTPSL, encoded by the coding sequence ATGACTGCAAGTTACGACAAAACTATTTCTCAAGCCCAGAGCAATGAAACTCAAAAATTGGTGGACGCATTTAATGCTTTAGATACCGATGCTAAATTAGCTTGGTTCTATTTAGTTTATAAAAAAATGGGTGATTCAATTACGCCAGCTGCTCCTGCTGCGGCGGAACCAGAATTAGCACCACTTCTGCTAGGAGAGTATTTTGAATTATCAGATGAGCAACAACTAGATATTATGCGGGATATTGTTAACCGCAAAGATACAGAATATTCTCGTGCTTATGGGGCGATCAAGGAAAACAACCAGTTGTTAGTTTGGTATGCTTGGGCAGTAGCTATGGGGAATCAGGTGGTTGGTTTACCAGCTAGTTACCAACCAAGTAAGGCAATTAACGATCTGGTTTCCCAAATTGAAGGACTAGCTTTTGAGGAGCAAATTTCAGTGTTTCGGACTATAGCTGGTGAAATGGGTTATACCGATGTCAAGGCGATCGCCACGCAAGCCGAAACTGGTAAAACGCCAAGTTTGTGA